A genomic segment from Vanacampus margaritifer isolate UIUO_Vmar chromosome 3, RoL_Vmar_1.0, whole genome shotgun sequence encodes:
- the LOC144049448 gene encoding UDP-glucuronosyltransferase 3A1-like isoform X2 yields the protein MGLVVWMCWLLALPLLQSAKILTVCLIGGSHYLLFDEISHNFHLHGHEVRMLLQLGNPLITGFSYAGRNGSYQTSTWSLGEDYIKQYNGWFLEQQVQFLLGRDSFNGFLNFMGHLSHQCDKLLGDSDQITFLQKEQYDVAILDAFNPCSFIVAHKLGSLNGPLSIAIPASISSVPAFSSQLSDRMDIWGRAKNFICSLLGAVGQKIVWSIFKDVAERHLTSGSPPGGLDEFHQKAELWAFNTDFSLEFPQPLLPATVLMGGLLNKPAKPLEQDLDSWISTFGESGFIIVALGSMVSSVSVDRLLVELVDGFSVVPQGVIWRYDCERWPSHLSKPSNLLLMDWLPLNDLLGHDKVRLFITHGGQNSLLQAVYHAVPILGIPLFGDQFDNVVKAEAKGLGLAISPTRITGKLLSSTIQTVVRDVRFKSAALALSRIHRSHPVPPALRLVQWVEHILHSGGGAHLWPASLQQPWYQRYLLDLLALVLVGLGGSVLLCWIFCKSKTSKGDSKKAE from the exons GAGGAAGCCACTACTTGTTGTTTGACGAGATCTCCCATAACTTCCACCTGCACGGCCACGAGGTCCGCATGCTCCTGCAGCTTGGCAACCCTCTCATAACTG GTTTTTCCTATGCCGGTCGCAATGGCAGTTACCAGACCAGCACCTGGTCCCTAGGAGAGGATTACATTAAGCAATACAACGGCTGGTTCTTGGAACAACAAGTACAGTTTTTACTGGGCCG GGACAGCTTTAATGGCTTTTTAAATTTCATGGGCCACCTTTCTCATCAGTGCGACAAGCTCTTAGGGGACAGCGATCAAATAACATTCCTCCAGAAGGAGCAATATGACGTCGCTATCCTGGATGCTTTTAACCCCTGCTCCTTCATCGTAGCACACAAACTTG GCTCACTGAACGGACCTCTGTCCATTGCCATCCCCGCCTCCATCTCCTCAGTGCCAGCTTTCAGCTCGCAGTTGTCGGACCGCATGGACATCTGGGGTCGTGCGAAGAACTTTATCTGCTCTCTCCTGGGGGCTGTAG GTCAGAAAATTGTCTGGTCCATTTTCAAGGACGTGGCCGAGCGCCACCTCACCTCGGGCTCCCCCCCTGGTGGCCTGGATGAGTTCCACCAGAAGGCAGAACTCTGGGCCTTCAACACCGACTTTTCGCTGGAGTTTCCGCAGCCGCTTCTGCCTGCCACCGTGTTGATGGGGGGGCTCCTCAATAAACCCGCAAAGCCTCTGGAGCAG GATCTTGACTCGTGGATCTCCACTTTCGGAGAGTCAGGTTTCATCATCGTGGCCTTGGGTTCAATGGTCTCTTCCGTGTCTGTGGACCGGCTCCTTGTAGAACTGGTGGATGGCTTTTCCGTAGTCCCGCAGGGCGTGATCTGGAG GTATGACTGCGAGCGTTGGCCGTCTCACCTGAGCAAACCTTCCAATCTTCTCCTCATGGACTGGCTGCCCCTCAATGACTTGCTTG GACATGACAAGGTGCGCCTCTTCATCACGCACGGAGGTCAGAACAGTCTTCTTCAGGCGGTGTATCACGCCGTTCCCATCCTGGGCATCCCCCTGTTTGGAGATCAGTTTGACAATGTGGTGAAGGCTGAAGCGAAGGGCTTGGGCCTCGCCATCAGCCCCACGCGGATCACCGGCAAGCTGCTTAGCTCCACCATCCAGACTGTCGTGCGGGACGTCAG GTTCAAGTCGGCAGCTTTGGCCCTCAGCCGCATCCACAGATCGCACCCCGTGCCCCCCGCACTTCGACTTGTGCAGTGGGTGGAGCACATCCTGCACAGCGGAGGTGGAGCTCATCTGTGGCCGGCCTCACTGCAGCAGCCTTGGTACCAGAGATACCTGCTGGATCTGCTTGCCCTCGTCCTGGTGGGTCTTGGCGGCTCCGTCCTTCTCTGCTGGATTTTCTGCAAGAGCAAGACAAGCAAAGGTGACAGCAAAAAAGCAGAATAG
- the LOC144049448 gene encoding UDP-glucuronosyltransferase 3A1-like isoform X1, with the protein MGLVVWMCWLLALPLLQSAKILTVCLIGGSHYLLFDEISHNFHLHGHEVRMLLQLGNPLITGFSYAGRNGSYQTSTWSLGEDYIKQYNGWFLEQQVQFLLGRDSFNGFLNFMGHLSHQCDKLLGDSDQITFLQKEQYDVAILDAFNPCSFIVAHKLGVPYIAFYPGSLNGPLSIAIPASISSVPAFSSQLSDRMDIWGRAKNFICSLLGAVGQKIVWSIFKDVAERHLTSGSPPGGLDEFHQKAELWAFNTDFSLEFPQPLLPATVLMGGLLNKPAKPLEQDLDSWISTFGESGFIIVALGSMVSSVSVDRLLVELVDGFSVVPQGVIWRYDCERWPSHLSKPSNLLLMDWLPLNDLLGHDKVRLFITHGGQNSLLQAVYHAVPILGIPLFGDQFDNVVKAEAKGLGLAISPTRITGKLLSSTIQTVVRDVRFKSAALALSRIHRSHPVPPALRLVQWVEHILHSGGGAHLWPASLQQPWYQRYLLDLLALVLVGLGGSVLLCWIFCKSKTSKGDSKKAE; encoded by the exons GAGGAAGCCACTACTTGTTGTTTGACGAGATCTCCCATAACTTCCACCTGCACGGCCACGAGGTCCGCATGCTCCTGCAGCTTGGCAACCCTCTCATAACTG GTTTTTCCTATGCCGGTCGCAATGGCAGTTACCAGACCAGCACCTGGTCCCTAGGAGAGGATTACATTAAGCAATACAACGGCTGGTTCTTGGAACAACAAGTACAGTTTTTACTGGGCCG GGACAGCTTTAATGGCTTTTTAAATTTCATGGGCCACCTTTCTCATCAGTGCGACAAGCTCTTAGGGGACAGCGATCAAATAACATTCCTCCAGAAGGAGCAATATGACGTCGCTATCCTGGATGCTTTTAACCCCTGCTCCTTCATCGTAGCACACAAACTTG GTGTCCCCTACATCGCCTTTTATCCAGGCTCACTGAACGGACCTCTGTCCATTGCCATCCCCGCCTCCATCTCCTCAGTGCCAGCTTTCAGCTCGCAGTTGTCGGACCGCATGGACATCTGGGGTCGTGCGAAGAACTTTATCTGCTCTCTCCTGGGGGCTGTAG GTCAGAAAATTGTCTGGTCCATTTTCAAGGACGTGGCCGAGCGCCACCTCACCTCGGGCTCCCCCCCTGGTGGCCTGGATGAGTTCCACCAGAAGGCAGAACTCTGGGCCTTCAACACCGACTTTTCGCTGGAGTTTCCGCAGCCGCTTCTGCCTGCCACCGTGTTGATGGGGGGGCTCCTCAATAAACCCGCAAAGCCTCTGGAGCAG GATCTTGACTCGTGGATCTCCACTTTCGGAGAGTCAGGTTTCATCATCGTGGCCTTGGGTTCAATGGTCTCTTCCGTGTCTGTGGACCGGCTCCTTGTAGAACTGGTGGATGGCTTTTCCGTAGTCCCGCAGGGCGTGATCTGGAG GTATGACTGCGAGCGTTGGCCGTCTCACCTGAGCAAACCTTCCAATCTTCTCCTCATGGACTGGCTGCCCCTCAATGACTTGCTTG GACATGACAAGGTGCGCCTCTTCATCACGCACGGAGGTCAGAACAGTCTTCTTCAGGCGGTGTATCACGCCGTTCCCATCCTGGGCATCCCCCTGTTTGGAGATCAGTTTGACAATGTGGTGAAGGCTGAAGCGAAGGGCTTGGGCCTCGCCATCAGCCCCACGCGGATCACCGGCAAGCTGCTTAGCTCCACCATCCAGACTGTCGTGCGGGACGTCAG GTTCAAGTCGGCAGCTTTGGCCCTCAGCCGCATCCACAGATCGCACCCCGTGCCCCCCGCACTTCGACTTGTGCAGTGGGTGGAGCACATCCTGCACAGCGGAGGTGGAGCTCATCTGTGGCCGGCCTCACTGCAGCAGCCTTGGTACCAGAGATACCTGCTGGATCTGCTTGCCCTCGTCCTGGTGGGTCTTGGCGGCTCCGTCCTTCTCTGCTGGATTTTCTGCAAGAGCAAGACAAGCAAAGGTGACAGCAAAAAAGCAGAATAG
- the pdxp gene encoding pyridoxal phosphate phosphatase produces MAATFGFKACRKIGGAQIRGLLEAKEFFLFDCDGVLWHGEKAVAGAAQVVNSLMKRGKNVVFVTNNSTRPREKYVHKFYRLGFTAVALEHIFSSSYCSALYLRDVAKLCGQVFVVGCDGLRDELREAGIPCVEEADEPDATIYDCALAADVKAVLVGHDDKLTFLKLAKASCYLKDPNCLFLATDNDPWHPLSSGRILPGSGSLMAALEVASGRKATVIGKPSRYMFECISSQFPGMDPAQCLMVGDRLETDMLFGSNCGLDTMLTLTGVSQMEEAHQYGNNEVHQNLVPDYVVDTIADFLPAFEEVEEQSN; encoded by the exons ATGGCGGCCACCTTCGGCTTCAAAGCCTGCCGGAAAATTGGCGGTGCGCAGATTCGAGGTCTCCTGGAGGCGAAGGAGTTCTTCCTGTTCGACTGCGACGGGGTCCTGTGGCACGGCGAGAAGGCCGTGGCGGGCGCGGCCCAGGTGGTCAACTCGCTGATGAAGCGGGGCAAAAACGTCGTGTTCGTCACCAACAACTCGACCAGGCCGCGCGAGAAGTACGTCCACAAGTTCTACCGGCTGGGCTTCACCGCCGTCGCGCTGGAACACATCTTCAGCTCGTCCTACTGCTCGGCTCTCTACCTGCGGGACGTGGCCAAGCTCTGCGGTCAGGTGTTCGTCGTCGGCTGCGACGGGCTCCGGGACGAGCTCCGGGAAGCGGGAATCCCCTGCGTGGAGGAGGCGGACGAGCCGGACGCCACCATTTACGACTGCGCCCTGGCCGCGGACGTCAAGGCGGTGCTGGTGGGCCACGACGACAAACTGACTTTCCTCAAGCTGGCCAAAGCATCGTGCTACTTAAAAGACCCCAACTGCTTGTTCCTGGCTACCGACAACGACCCCTGGCACCCGCTATCTAGCGGCAGGATACTGCCAG GTTCCGGGTCCCTCATGGCAGCCCTGGAGGTGGCCTCGGGCCGCAAGGCTACGGTGATCGGCAAGCCGAGCCGCTACATGTTCGAGTGCATCTCCAGCCAGTTTCCGGGCATGGACCCGGCCCAGTGCCTAATGGTGGGAGACCGCCTGGAGACCGACATGCTGTTCGGCTCCAACTGCGGCCTGGACACCATGCTCACCCTCACCGGGGTGTCTCAGATGGAAGAGGCCCACCAGTACGGGAATAACGAAGTGCATCAGAACCTGGTGCCGGATTATGTGGTGGACACCATCGCTGACTTCTTGCCCGCGTTTGAGGAGGTTGAAGAGCAAAGCAACTGA